The following are encoded in a window of Paenibacillus polymyxa genomic DNA:
- a CDS encoding DUF2087 domain-containing protein, whose amino-acid sequence MDHSELFWNAGIEELKRGYIRQEEQVICLLDGQRFEQGIIYQDQGVFYDAERYMRLHIERTYGSVFDYLIGLDKKLTGLTDHQNRLLQLFYQGMGDADIQKETGIGSASTIRNHRFGLKEKERQAKVFLTLMELLKEKDRHAPAIVEVPVQARMVDERYNITENERQKVLTKYFPNGTDGRLKTFKMQEKHKLIVLREIAGRFVKGQIYHEKDINAILQEVYDDYVTVRRYMIEYNLLDRKPDGSEYWLKES is encoded by the coding sequence ATGGATCATTCCGAACTGTTCTGGAATGCTGGAATCGAAGAACTGAAGCGAGGATATATTCGCCAAGAAGAACAGGTAATTTGCCTGCTGGACGGACAGCGATTTGAGCAAGGCATCATATATCAGGATCAAGGGGTATTTTATGACGCGGAGAGGTACATGCGACTTCATATTGAGCGGACGTACGGTTCGGTCTTTGACTATTTGATCGGTCTGGACAAAAAGCTGACTGGACTGACGGATCATCAGAATCGGTTGCTTCAGTTATTTTATCAAGGCATGGGCGATGCGGATATTCAAAAGGAAACTGGAATCGGCAGCGCATCCACCATACGTAATCATCGCTTTGGTCTCAAAGAAAAAGAACGACAGGCCAAGGTTTTTCTCACATTAATGGAGCTGTTAAAGGAGAAAGATCGGCACGCACCCGCCATTGTAGAAGTACCAGTACAAGCACGGATGGTGGACGAACGCTACAACATTACGGAAAACGAGCGGCAGAAGGTACTCACGAAGTATTTTCCGAATGGGACAGACGGACGCCTAAAGACCTTTAAAATGCAAGAAAAGCACAAGCTGATTGTGCTGCGTGAAATTGCGGGCCGTTTTGTAAAGGGACAAATATATCATGAGAAGGATATCAATGCGATTTTACAGGAAGTATATGACGATTATGTCACGGTGCGAAGATATATGATTGAATACAATCTATTGGATCGTAAGCCGGATGGCAGTGAATATTGGTTGAAGGAATCTTGA
- a CDS encoding GIY-YIG nuclease family protein, whose protein sequence is MNRRKELVQQYMEMKTEAGIYCIRNTRNGKIFVSSTPNLKSLNGRRFELNMGGFKNKQLQQEWNEYGEDSFEFEVLDVLKKKDSAFFDVKDALTKLEQTWLDRLQPYGDKGYL, encoded by the coding sequence ATGAATCGAAGAAAAGAATTGGTGCAGCAGTACATGGAGATGAAGACAGAGGCAGGAATCTATTGCATCCGAAATACACGTAATGGGAAAATTTTCGTCTCTTCCACGCCGAATTTAAAGTCGCTGAATGGACGGCGTTTTGAGCTGAACATGGGTGGATTTAAGAATAAACAACTGCAACAGGAATGGAATGAGTATGGCGAAGATTCGTTTGAATTTGAAGTGCTGGACGTTTTGAAGAAAAAGGACTCAGCGTTCTTTGATGTCAAAGATGCACTGACAAAGCTGGAGCAGACCTGGCTTGATCGACTCCAGCCATACGGAGACAAGGGATATTTGTAA
- a CDS encoding GNAT family N-acetyltransferase — protein MSMETFPILETDRLRLRQLTVGDAADVFGYFSKDEVTQYYDLESFTEVEQAEKFIRSMLTRYEKQEGFRWGITLKEAPERIVGTIGFHNWHKEHSRIEIGYELAPEYWRQGLMTEAMKVVVNYGFQLPQVHRIEAFIDPDNEGSKRLLLKSGFTKEGHLRDYFYEKGQFVDAVIFGYLRKEFSVDR, from the coding sequence ATGTCAATGGAAACGTTTCCGATTTTAGAAACCGATAGGCTTCGTTTAAGACAGCTTACAGTAGGGGATGCGGCGGATGTGTTCGGCTATTTTTCCAAGGATGAGGTCACACAATATTATGACTTGGAAAGCTTTACAGAGGTAGAGCAAGCCGAAAAATTTATTCGTTCGATGCTAACCAGATATGAGAAGCAAGAGGGCTTTCGTTGGGGGATTACGTTAAAAGAAGCTCCTGAGCGGATCGTGGGTACAATTGGATTCCATAACTGGCACAAGGAGCACTCCCGTATTGAAATTGGGTATGAGCTGGCACCGGAATATTGGCGGCAAGGTCTGATGACAGAAGCGATGAAGGTGGTCGTGAATTATGGCTTTCAATTGCCGCAGGTTCACCGTATAGAAGCCTTCATTGATCCAGATAACGAAGGCTCCAAACGGCTGCTGCTCAAAAGTGGCTTTACTAAAGAAGGTCACCTAAGAGACTATTTTTATGAAAAAGGTCAATTTGTCGACGCTGTTATTTTTGGCTACCTTCGGAAGGAGTTTTCCGTGGATCGGTAA